From the Colletotrichum lupini chromosome 1, complete sequence genome, the window GCCCTACTTGAAACTGTTTCGCTGGCTTCGTCGTTGCGAGGTTGCGGTTGTGGCTGCGACGTCGTCAACGGTTTCGCGACTGCGACTGCGACCGCGAGCTGTGTAAGGCGCCGATCATCCGGCCGATCAGCAAACGGTAGCTAGCGGACACGTTCAGCCTGGTGTCTCTGCTCGGAAACCGAAATAAAAATGAGAAGAATATTTGGTCTCCAGAAGTTTTGGAGGTGTCTTCGTGAGGGAGAAAACCCGGGAATAAGTGGCGAGAAGAAATGGCGAGTATCTCCATCATCGCAACACCAAAGTCCAGACCCCGTCAAGGAATCATCCCGAACAAAAACCAAAATTCGCGTCATCGACCCTGGTTAGTGTCAATAGATATGGGCATGGTTCGGGAAGTGTCCGCCGGGAGGGCCTTTCGCTAGCATGCAAGCTAAAGAGATGCATGGGAACAAGATGCATGGGAACGCTATTCCCGTAGCAAGGGTATTGTAAGGTCAAACGGTCACGACGACTGGGATCTCGAGAGGAATTTAAGAGAGTTAACCGCGGGCCGGGAAACGACATGTCTGTTGAGCCTCACGGTGGATCCCCTTCCCTTCCGCTCGATGGTTGTTGTGGACGCCCCTTCATCCGAGAATCGCAATAGCCGAAGGGGTATCCATTTTGTGCCGACAGATGCTGTGGCTGGAGGGATCTCGGAGATGGGTCCTGGGATTTGCGGAGTGGAATGGCCTGATCACCACGTCCGGCGTCGCATCGGAGTCAATTTGATGATATAGGTTCTTCCGGCCCGACGCTTGTGACTGTTGATGTCTTTCTTGTTCTGCTCTTCTTTGCCAATTACCATTTTGGTCCGTCTTTCCTTTAAAGAAATCGGATTTTAAACcagttactaaacgacttcaAAGCAACAAGTGTTGCTGAGACAAAGTGAAAGTCATATCAGATCAAAGACAGGGGTCTTCCCAAATTCGCAACTAGGCTTGCCAAGACAGCTCCTTTATCGCTTCTTTCATTCTAGTACCTAACATGCAGCAGAATCATCAGGCATGTTCTTACTCCTTGAGGTTCGCGTCTCTTCTAGTCTGAGTACTAAAATTGCATTATGATGTGTGAGTCTTTTACCAGCACCTGCTTACCCAAGGACCTTTGCTGAACTCGGAGCAGCCTAGGGTTATTGAGGCTTCTACCGGATTCAATGGCTGTCATGCCTGGACACGCAAAGAACTGCCGTCTTTGAGAACGGGACGTCTATAATCTCGCCTCGCCCTTCACTATTAAGCCGTCAAGGCATTAAGATGGGTTGACTTCCACATCACAGCCCATCGTCAACCCAGCTTAACGACATGAACCCTGACGGTCAACTCTAGTAAAATCCTATGCTGGGAATGACGAAACTCAAACCAGATGGATGTGTGTCAGCGGCCTTCGTATTACCCGGCACGAAGCAACTGGAGCCATACAAATGCGCGAAACACTACTTGGAATACTTCAACAACACTACCACAGAACCCCTTCTGCCGGCTACCGGAATTCGGGAACGATGCGTCCGATGAGCAGTACGTTGAGGAATACTACTCGTACCAGCTCTCCTGCTATGTCCAGCCCTCCGCAATAACGCCTACGGATGACGACGACAAGAGCACGGCAGCCACCGCTTCCCACCAAGAAGGAAAACCCTCATCGCGTCTTTGGCTGCGCAGAATATTGCAATTTGCCGGCAGCCTGCTATCAAATGCCAAGGAGATCATTCGAGCTGCGGGATCGACTACCGCGAGGAGGCTGGATCAAGCTCGAGCGGATATCAGCACATGGTGGTTGGCTAGCCGAAGACTGCGACTGTGGTTGGGACGATTGAGGAAAGCCTTGCCCATGATCATACTGTGCAGAGTCATGGCTCAGTGGGTATTGGCGCAAGACCGGCCCGTCTACGTCCTGGTCCACGTATGCCAGTCATGGTCAGTCGTAGTCAGTGTTGTACCAGAGCCGATAGCTGGTGTCGAAAATCGCATCATCTAAGGCTCTCCGCCCGACTTCCAGCGCGGCACCTCAGTATTACGTCCACCAACTAGGCGGTCACGCAACAGATATAGTGGATGGATTAAACGTGGTGAAAGGCTGACTCTGGCGCACTGGCAAAGTCATACCGAGATGAGTTCTGTAAGTCACAACCTTTGACAACTTCAACAATGGTCGCTGACTTTGTAGCAGGTTCCAAAACTGCGATCAAGCGAGTTTCACCGTCATAGGTACGACCTCTCGGTTCCGAAATACACATGATGTCGTCAAGATAGCATCTATACCGAATCAGACAAGACGATTGGATAGGTAGGGTTCATCTCGGTTGCCATTATGCCGCAATATGGTTATACGCAATGGCGCTCAAGCAAGGGGTAGGTTGGAGCTGAGCCGAGGGAGTCAAGATTTGTTCTGGTGTATCTGTAAGTTTTTCAACAATATGAGTACAAATGGACGTGCTGCTTCTGGAGTCGCCTGGCAGCGTGCAGAAAGCTGGATCCTAGCAATGTCTGAAAGTCGAGGTGAAGAAATGACGCCACATGATGAGCCTGCAGATGCAGCTTCCTGCTGCAGTGCAGACACGTGGTTGGTGTTGTGTCTTGACAGGCGCACGGGTTCAGAGCTCGGGCCACTTTCAGCCGCTTTACCGGATGGTCTCCGAGTTCGACCTTGACTTCTCGACGGAGCTATCCCGTGCCTCGGCCAGTGATGGAATACCTAGTGATATGGAGTTATTGTGAAGTCCTAAGAGAAAAATGAAGATATGAGCTAATATATCTGTTATTATCAGGTTCTGCTTTGTACTTCCCTACAATTAGATGTGTAGGGTCACAGAAATATGGCGACGGTTTTGGCGGAGGAAGCAAGCTCCGTTGGCAGCTAAAAGCGGCGGTGGAACCTGTAGCTCGGCTGAAGCTTTGTTCCGAGCGAAAACCAACCAGAGGACCGGGAATTCCCGCGGCCCAGAAACCTCTGGTTTTCCCGTTTGAGATTGCTGGAGATAGCGCTTTCCTGCAAACCCAATTGCATCACAGCACACTCGAAGGACTCCTCGTCAGTCCTCTTCCTTTTTCCTTCCTACGACTTCGCGCCTTTGCATCCCACCCGTCGGGATCTTCTTGTCAGTCATTTAATTGACAGGCGCGCTTGacgttttttccctcttcctCCGATCTTCGAAAACCACCCCCCGTCCTTCGCGACACGAACACATAAACCCCCTTCACAATCATGTTCAAGCTCGGACGCAGCCGGTTGGCTTCTGCCATCCAAACTTCCTCAAAGGTCGCCGCTCCCAGATACCCGGGCCTTGCCCAGCAACAAAGGAGAAACCTCAGCATTCACGAGTACCTCTCCGCCGACCTTCTGCGCCAGGTAAACACACCCACCAGAGAATCTGCGATACATGGGGCCCCACTCCTTTTCGGGGGGGCCAGTTTTTCAGGAGCTTCTCAGCCAGCTCAGCGCGATAAAGAACCAAAACAATAGCTAACGTGAGGGTCGCTTTTTCGTTTTTAGTATGGAGTCAGTGTCCCCAAGGGATCCAACGCGAAGACCGCCGCCGAGGCCAAGGCCATCGCAAAGGAGATTGGTGGTGAGGATATGGTCATCAAGGCCCAGGTCCTCGCCGGTGGACGTGGAAAGGGTACCTTCGACAACGGCCTCAAGGGCGGTGTTCGCGTCATCTACTCCCCCACTGAGGCCGAGATGTTCGCCGAGCAGATGATTGGCCACAAGCTCATCACCAAGCAGACCGGCGCCGGCGGCAAGCTCTGCAGCTCCGTCTACATTTGCGAGCGCAAGTTCGCCCGCCGCGAGTTCTACCTCGCCATCCTGATGGACCGCGCCTCCCAGGCCCCCGTCATCGTCTCCTCCTCCCAGGGCGGTATGGACATCGAGACCGTCGCCAAGGAGAACCCCGACGCCATCATCACCACCAACATTGACATCAACAAGGGTGTCACCGACGAGATCGCCCGCGACATCGCCGTTAAGCTCGGCTTCAGCGAGCAGTGCATCGAGGACGCCAAGGACACCATCCAGAAGCTCTACAAGATCTTCCTCGAGAAGGACGCCACCCAGATCGAGATCAACCCCCTCTCCGAGACCTCTGACCACAAGGTCCTCTGCATGGACGCCAAGTTCGGCTTCGACGACAACGCCGACTACCGCCAGAAGGAGGTCTTTGCCCTCCGTGACACCACCCAAGAGGACGCCGACGAGGTCCGCGCCGCTGAGTCCGGCCTCAACTTCATCAAGCTCGACGGTGACATTGGCTGCCTCGTCAACGGTGCCGGTCTGGCCATGGCCACCATGGACATCATCAAGCTCAACAAGGGTACCCCCGCCAACTTCCTCGACGTCGGTGGTGGTGCCACCCCCGCCGCCATCAAGGAGGCCTTTGAGCTCATCACGAGCGACCCCAAGGTCTCTGCCATCTTTGTCAACATCTTCGGTGGTATCGTTCGCTGCGATCTCATCGCCAAGGGTCTCATCAACGCCTCCAAGGAGCTCAACCTCAAGATCCCCATCATTGCCCGTCTCCAGGGTACCAACGTCGAGGCCGCCCACGAGATCATCAACAACTCTGGCATGAAGATCTTCTCCATCGACGACCTCCAGACCGCCGCCGAGAAGGCTGTGCAACTGTCCAAGGTTGTCAAGATGGGTAAGTCATAGGATTCCCCATACACTCGTTCTTAAAGCTCAGATGCTAACTGTAATCCTCTAGCCCGTGACATTGATGTCGGCGTCGAGTTCTCCTTGGGTATCTAAAGCTCTAGCGTTGTGTTTAGACTGGCCTCGCCCTGTACATTAATTGACATAGCCCTAGGTTGAAGGAGCTAGCACTGGGAGCCGAAATATCAAACTTGTGTTCAAATGTCACTTGCAAGTTTCCCACAAACGCACGTCGCTCCGTTACCTGTCTTGTTGTGAATGTGAAGCATCCCGCGCTTCGTCAAGTTTTCCATGTCCCACCCGTCCTTCTCAGCTGCATACGATGAACATGTTCATATGGTTACATATGCACAATTTGCTAAGCAGAAAAAAAAGCCCCCACTCCACGTCTGCAGGCGAAGCGTGTCATGTAACCACATCATCCACATCAACGGTTCCCACTTCTCAAGTCCCCAACtcgcttctctctctctttgccTCTCGCTTATGTGTCCCCTTGCTGCATTTTCTCCTTCCTTGCCAGAGTCTCCATGAGACGATGGAGACGTCCTCTTTCCCAACAGCCAGATGACTAAGCCTTCCATCCCGCCTAACCCAGGATCGATAGCTCAGTGGTAGAGCGAGAGATTGCAGCTCCTCAGCAGCAACCTATCTCTAGGCCCCGCGTTCGAATCGCGGTCGGTCCTTGGAATCGCCGTCATTTGGTGAACAGTTTCTTTTGCTTTGGGTTGTGTTTTGCTGGAGGCTTAGTAGTCTGAGTGAATTTTGATATGCATGAGTGAGTGCGGGCTATGTGCATAGGAACGATGTAATGGTTTGATCCCTTGATTCTATACTTAAAGCCGGTGTCTTCATGATGTGGCACTTACAGAGTTGCGAAATATGAACTTGCCGAAAGGTTTCTTTCATTATTTGTTGATTGCACACTTCCCACGTCTTGAAACTTGAAGTAGCAATACTGTGAAAAATGAACAAATCTGCTGAAAGGGAGGACCGACGTCTGATTCACACCAGCTACGATAATGACTCAATCCTTTCCTGATATGAGACTCCAACACCAAACATCCATATATCCTCATACAATCCTGCTAAAGCCACGAAAGGCCAGCAAACCTGGCTCATCGACTAAGTGTCTGCCCCCCTAAGATTTAATCATAGACCCCATAAACAACCCAAGAGCCGTCAACGCCAACGCAAGCGGCGTCGTCGCATTCTGTATATCCCCCGAAATAACTCCAAACAAGTACAAAAAGCAAAACGCAAAAAAAGGCGAGAGGCATAGCAGGATATACACCGACGTCATCAGCGCAGACCGCCGTTCTCTGATATACAGACCCCAAAAGTCCTCTTTGCGATTACTCCGCTCGTCGAGGTAGTGGTACCGCTGCGGTATGCAGCCGACGGTATCGTCGCTCAACGCCTCGACGGTATCGTAAAACGGCAGGCCGAGCGATGCCCAGATGACGGCCTCGCTCTTGGCTGTGTAGTGGAAGACGTGGCTGAATTCTTCGGGAGAGACCGGGGGTTCGCGAAGGGCGGGACGCGGGTTGTAGTAGTAGTCCTTTTGGGATGTGTTTGGAACTTCGAGGCCGCGGTGGGCGAAGCCGTTGTGGCAGAACTTTTCGAACTGGTGAGAATTTAGTGTGAGTCTTCAGGCTCGCGTGCTATTATGCTAGCCATCTTACGAGGCCGTGATGGGGAAGAGTCTATTGTCTTTGCCTCGCTTTAGGACGAAGGAAAGGATATCACTTACACGCACAAACTCGCAATGGGAGAAGTTGTAAGGCGAAAACCACCACCTCCAGAAGCCTTTGAGCTCGCGATACGCTTTTCGCAATTCTTGTCCAAAATCCGCGGTGTCTAAGTAGAGCGAGGGTAGTTGCCTGAGCCGATGCCGACCCGTAGTCGCGAGCAAAAAGATGTACCTCGGCCGGGGATATTCGCGCTTCTGTCCAGTCTGATTATCCTGACTAGGCGAGAACGCTGGGTCAGGTAGCTTTGATGATTCGCTGACGCTGGAGGTCTTGATGGATCTTGTCCCCAGCGATGAGGTCTCATCGGTTTTCCAAGACGTCGGCGGAGGGTCTGATGCCGGGTTGCTTGCTGAGCCTGTATGGTTCCGGCTTTCGAGAGGATACTTCTGCAGCAATATTGCAATGTTACCTGCAAATGAGGCTGGGACGGTCTCCCATCTTGATATACCGCACCTCTGAATATGTAACGTTAGGAACATGGGTCTCTGCGAGTGAGTAACGAGACGAACTCACACAGCGCCATCCAACTCGCGCCTCAGTGGAGCTCAAAGCATGCTTGGGAGGTGGCAGAG encodes:
- a CDS encoding succinate-CoA ligase, which codes for MFLLLEHLLTQGPLLNSEQPRVIEASTGFNGCHAWTRKELPPSSTQLNDMNPDAAFNPFCRLPEFGNDASDEQYVEEYYSYQLSCYVQPSAITPTDDDDKSTAATASHQEGKPSSRLWLRRILQFAGSLLSNAKEIIRAAGSTTARRLDQARADISTWWLASRRLRLWLGRLRKALPMIILCRVMAQWVLAQDRPVYVLVHLVSKIASSKALRPTSSAAPQYYVHQLGGHATDISYRDEFCKSQPLTTSTMVADFVAGSKTAIKRHLYRIRQDDWIGRVHLGCHYAAIWLYAMALKQGFFNNMSTNGRAASGVAWQRAESWILAMSESRGEEMTPHDEPADAASCCSARVQSSGHFQPLYRMVSEFDLDFSTELSRASASSALYFPTIRCVGSQKYGDGFGGGSKLRWQLKAAVEPVARLKLCSERKPTRGPGIPAAQKPLVFPFEIAGDSAFLQTQLHHSTLEGLLLGRSRLASAIQTSSKVAAPRYPGLAQQQRRNLSIHEYLSADLLRQYGVSVPKGSNAKTAAEAKAIAKEIGGEDMVIKAQVLAGGRGKGTFDNGLKGGVRVIYSPTEAEMFAEQMIGHKLITKQTGAGGKLCSSVYICERKFARREFYLAILMDRASQAPVIVSSSQGGMDIETVAKENPDAIITTNIDINKGVTDEIARDIAVKLGFSEQCIEDAKDTIQKLYKIFLEKDATQIEINPLSETSDHKVLCMDAKFGFDDNADYRQKEVFALRDTTQEDADEVRAAESGLNFIKLDGDIGCLVNGAGLAMATMDIIKLNKGTPANFLDVGGGATPAAIKEAFELITSDPKVSAIFVNIFGGIVRCDLIAKGLINASKELNLKIPIIARLQGTNVEAAHEIINNSGMKIFSIDDLQTAAEKAVQLSKVVKMARDIDVGVDPRLKELALGAEISNFIPRFVKFSMSHPSFSAAYDEHVHMVTYAQFAKQKKKPPLHVCRRSVSCNHIIHINGSHFSNDGDVLFPNSQMTKPSIPPNPGSIAQW